A genome region from Dickeya chrysanthemi NCPPB 402 includes the following:
- a CDS encoding oligogalacturonate-specific porin KdgM family protein has product MKFKILTLMVASVVSMSSMAVTFDYRHEMKDTQNANHQDRLLISHRFENGFGLSSEVKWKQSSNDNTPNRPYSEQVSNGTEVTASYLYKFNKMFNAEAGFNLVSDNTGNKYRPYIKGGVNFTDDIYYTLRYRPFYQRYSNTINVNGSNGLPAEATNMKGYTITSVLGYKFLDNFTVEYELEYNKNTKAGNFGYIYDNDNDNLTHDVKLAYKIDKNWTPYVQVANVEGPSKTTDERQTRYRVGVQYNF; this is encoded by the coding sequence ATGAAATTTAAAATTCTGACATTGATGGTAGCGTCCGTTGTAAGTATGAGTTCCATGGCAGTCACATTCGACTATCGTCATGAGATGAAAGACACACAAAATGCAAACCATCAGGATCGCCTGCTGATTTCGCATCGTTTTGAAAATGGGTTTGGCCTGTCTTCTGAAGTGAAATGGAAACAGTCCAGCAATGACAATACGCCAAACAGGCCTTACAGCGAACAAGTCAGCAACGGCACTGAAGTCACTGCCAGCTATCTGTATAAATTTAATAAAATGTTTAATGCTGAAGCCGGTTTCAACCTGGTTTCTGATAACACCGGTAATAAATACCGTCCTTACATCAAAGGCGGCGTAAACTTTACCGACGATATTTACTACACTCTGCGTTATCGCCCTTTCTATCAACGTTATAGCAACACTATTAATGTTAACGGCTCAAATGGTCTCCCTGCCGAAGCCACGAATATGAAAGGCTATACCATTACCAGCGTACTGGGCTATAAATTCCTGGACAACTTCACTGTTGAATACGAACTGGAATACAACAAAAACACCAAAGCAGGTAACTTTGGTTACATTTACGACAATGATAACGACAACCTCACTCATGACGTGAAGCTGGCTTACAAGATCGACAAAAACTGGACCCCGTATGTTCAGGTTGCCAATGTTGAAGGCCCATCCAAAACGACTGACGAACGCCAGACTCGCTACCGTGTTGGTGTACAGTACAACTTCTGA
- the ompW gene encoding outer membrane protein OmpW, giving the protein MKKVALLMIAAAMIPALAEAHQAGDVIVRAGTATVRPNAGSDDVLGLGSFNVNNNTQLGLTFSYMATDNIGVELLAATPFQHKIGVGGVGQIAEVKHLPPTLMAQYYFGQSADKLRPYLGVGLNYTTFFDEKFNQTGQNAQLTDLSLKSSWGVAAQAGLDYNLNKDWLLNMSVWWMDIDTTVKFKAAGQDQSIKTRLDPWVFMFGFGYKF; this is encoded by the coding sequence ATGAAAAAGGTTGCTTTACTGATGATAGCAGCGGCGATGATTCCTGCACTGGCAGAGGCTCATCAGGCTGGCGATGTGATTGTACGTGCCGGAACAGCAACAGTACGCCCCAATGCGGGTTCAGATGATGTGCTGGGGCTGGGATCATTCAATGTGAATAACAATACCCAGCTTGGTCTGACCTTTAGCTACATGGCAACGGATAATATCGGTGTAGAACTGCTGGCTGCGACGCCGTTTCAGCATAAAATCGGTGTAGGCGGTGTTGGGCAGATCGCCGAAGTGAAGCATTTACCGCCAACGCTGATGGCCCAGTATTATTTCGGGCAGAGCGCCGATAAACTGCGCCCTTATCTGGGTGTCGGCCTGAACTACACCACCTTCTTTGATGAGAAGTTTAACCAGACGGGTCAGAATGCTCAGTTAACTGATCTGAGCCTGAAAAGCTCCTGGGGCGTTGCCGCGCAGGCAGGTTTGGATTACAACCTGAATAAAGACTGGTTGTTAAATATGTCGGTATGGTGGATGGATATCGATACTACCGTGAAATTCAAAGCGGCAGGTCAGGATCAGAGCATCAAAACCCGTTTGGACCCTTGGGTATTTATGTTTGGTTTTGGTTACAAGTTCTGA